One genomic window of Miscanthus floridulus cultivar M001 unplaced genomic scaffold, ASM1932011v1 fs_527_1, whole genome shotgun sequence includes the following:
- the LOC136532119 gene encoding putative ABC transporter C family member 15 — MRRQKRNYQGCLRLCHASPVSASPLYHRHQFTTTTSLSHFPPLPSPPLSLIGETMERVSLHYSPALAGILPKRVQQLLIQGGFLDNPSDSTILHHMQEWQELYSPCFWMGTFALIQLIFIMSILAQFLFKKFRWWRQRLKASAPESNKQHQEHKITDIKLGISYKACKACCLLILGSHVLRAVFLQLHERISDCKYPPFVLCEGLQVLSWIILSILVFSFQKTKSAKLPMVIRSWWIFSFLQSATTVVIELRSILATHDDIGFEEWIDLFMLVVCTYLFAVSARGKTGITLTDSSVTEPLLNPSVGQQAEAKRPCPYGRANILELVTFSWMNPVFSIGYKKPLEKNEVPDVDGKDAAEFLSDSFKKIIDDVERRHGLSTSSIYRAMFLLIRRKAMINAGFAVLSASASYVGPSLINDLVKFLGGERQYGLKRGYILAAAFLSAKVVETIAQRQWIFGARQLGMRLRAALISHIYQKGLRLSCSSRQKHTSGEIINYMSVDIQRITDVIWYTNYIWMLPIQLSLAVYVLHTNLGVGAWAGLAATLAIMTCNIPLTRMQKRLQAKIMVAKDNRMKATTEVLRSMKILKLQAWDMKYLQKLETLRGEEYNWLWRSVRLSALTTFIFWGSPAFISSITFGSCILMGIPLTAGTVLSALATFRMLQDPIFTLPDLLSVFAQGKVSADRVAKYLEEEELNCDAVTQVPRNDTDYDVEIDHGIFSWELETTSPTLTDVELKVKRGMKVAICGMVGSGKSSLLSCILGEMPKLDGTVRVSGRKAYVPQTAWILSGNIRENILFGNTHDKEKYEKIIQACALTKDLELFANGDLTEIGERGINMSGGQKQRIQIARSVYEDADIYLFDDPFSAVDAHTGSQLFKDCVMGILKDKTVLYVTHQVEFLPAADLILVMQDGKIVQKGKFNELLQQNIGFEAIVGAHSQALESVINAESSSRIPSDNQKSADSEDEFDTENETDDQLQGITKQESAHDVSQDISDKGRITQEEEREKGGIGKKVYWAYLRAVHGGALVPVTIAAQSFFQIFQVASNYWMAWASPPTTSTTPTVGLGLLFSVYIALSIGSALCVLTRSLLVSLIGLLTSEKFFKNMLHCILRAPMSFFDSTPTGRILNRASNDQSVLDLEIANKLGWCVFSIIQILGTIGVMSQVAWPVFAIFVPVTVVCFLCQRYYIPTARELARLSQIQRAPILHHFAESLAGASSIRAYGQKDRFRKANLGLVDNHSRPWFHNISAMEWLSFRLNMLSNFVFAFSLTLLVSLPEGFINPSIAGLAVTYALNLNSQLASIIWNICNTENKMISVERIMQYSRIPSEAPLVVDHYRPPNSWPDAGTINIRSLEVRYAEHLPSVLRNISCTIPGRKKVGIVGRTGGGKSTFIQALFRIVEPRGGTIEIDNVDILKIGLHDLRGRLSIIPQDPTMFEGTVRGNLDPLNEYPDHRVWEILDKCQLGDIVRQNPKKLDSTVVENGENWSVGQRQLFCLGRVLLKRSNVLVLDEATASVDSSTDAIIQETIREEFGKCTVLTIAHRIHTVIDSDLILVFSEGRIIEYDTPSKLLENESSEFSRLIKEYSRRSHGFSGTANN; from the exons ATGAGACGCCAAAAGCGCAACTATCAGGGGTGTCTCCGTCTCTGTCATGCATCTCCAGTCTCCGCCTCTCCACTATATCATCGTCACcagttcaccaccaccacctctctCTCACACTTCCCTCCACTTCcctccccccctctctctctcattgGCGAAACGATGGAGAGAGTGAGCCTGCACTACTCGCCTGCTCTCGCGGGGATTCTTCCCAAGAGGGTGCAACAGCTGTTGATCCAGGGGGGCTTCCTCGATAACCCGTCAG ATTCTACTATATTGCACCATATGCAAGAATGGCAAGAGCTATACTCACCTTGCTTCTGGATGGGCACTTTTGCACTGATACAATTGATATTCATCATGAGTATATTGGCTCAATTTCTGTTCAAGAAATTCAGATGGTGGAGACAGAGACTAAAGGCTTCAGCTCCTGAAAGCAATAAACAACATCAGGAACACAAGATTACAGATATAAAACTGGGTATCTCGTATAAAGCATGCAAAGCTTGTTGCCTGCTTATACTAGGCAGTCATGTTCTGAGGGCAGTATTTCTACAGTTACATGAAAGAATAAGTGATTGCAAGTATCCACCCTTTGTTCTTTGTGAAGGTTTGCAGGTGCTATCGTGGATAATATTGTCAATACTAGTATTCAGTTTTCAGAAAACAAAATCTGCAAAACTTCCAATGGTAATTCGGTCCTGGTGGATATTTAGCTTTCTACAATCCGCTACAACTGTTGTAATTGAGCTCAGGTCAATTTTGGCAACCCATGACGATATAGGATTTGAAGAATGGATTGATCTGTTCATGCTTGTTGTTTGCACTTACCTGTTTGCAGTTTCAGCCAGAGGGAAAACAGGAATCACATTGACAGACAGCAGCGTAACAGAGCCACTATTGAATCCATCTGTGGGACAGCAGGCAGAAGCCAAACGGCCATGTCCATATGGAAGAGCAAATATTCTTGAACTTGTCACCTTCTCCTGGATGAACCCTGTGTTTTCTATTGGATACAAGAAACCTCTAGAGAAGAATGAGGTGCCAGATGTTGATGGCAAAGATGCTGCTGAGTTTCTGTCTGATTCATTTAAAAAGATCATAGATGATGTTGAACGCAGGCATGGCTTAAGTACTTCATCGATCTATAGAGCAATGTTTCTATTAATAAGACGGAAAGCAATGATCAATGCAGGATTTGCAGTTTTAAGTGCCAGCGCATCCTATGTCGGACCCTCACTGATTAATGATTTGGTGAAATTCCTTGGAGGAGAGAGGCAATATGGACTCAAAAGAGGTTATATTCTCGCTGCTGCTTTTCTAAGTGCCAAAGTTGTGGAGACCATAGCACAGAGGCAGTGGATTTTTGGAGCTCGACAGCTTGGGATGCGGCTGCGAGCTGCTTTGATATCCCACATCTATCAAAAGGGCCTTCGCTTATCCTGCAGTTCAAGGCAGAAGCATACTAGTGGAGAAATCATAAACTACATGAGTGTAGATATTCAAAGGATAACTGATGTTATATGGTATACAAACTACATCTGGATGCTACCCATTCAGCTTTCTTTAGCTGTCTATGTCCTCCATACAAACTTAGGGGTCGGGGCCTGGGCTGGTTTAGCAGCGACATTGGCAATAATGACTTGCAATATTCCACTAACCAGAATGCAAAAGAGGTTGCAAGCCAAGATCATGGTTGCCAAAGACAACAGAATGAAGGCAACAACGGAAGTTCTTAGAAGCATGAAAATACTGAAACTTCAAGCATGGGATATGAAGTACCTTCAGAAGCTAGAAACTTTACGAGGCGAGGAGTACAATTGGCTATGGAGATCTGTGAGGTTGTCGGCTCTAACAACATTCATATTTTGGGGGTCACCTGCATTCATTTCCTCCATAACATTTGGCTCATGTATACTGATGGGGATTCCTCTTACAGCTGGAACTGTTTTGTCAGCTCTTGCGACATTCCGCATGCTACAAGATCCAATTTTCACACTTCCTGACTTACTTTCAGTGTTTGCTCAGGGAAAAGTTTCAGCTGATAGAGTGGCAAAATACCTTGAGGAAGAAGAATTGAATTGTGATGCAGTTACACAAGTACCGAGAAACGACACAGACTATGATGTGGAGATTGATCATGGAATATTCAGCTGGGAACTTGAGACTACTTCTCCAACTCTAACAGATGTAGAGTTAAAGGTAAAGAGAGGGATGAAAGTGGCTATCTGTGGAATGGTCGGTTCTGGAAAATCCAGTCTATTATCATGCATACTTGGGGAGATGCCAAAGCTAGATGGGACTGTCAGGGTCAGTGGCCGCAAAGCATATGTTCCTCAAACTGCCTGGATCCTGTCTGGGAACATAAGGGAAAACATTCTGTTTGGAAACACACATGACAAGGAAAAGTATGAAAAAATCATACAAGCATGTGCGCTGACAAAAGACCTTGAGTTGTTTGCAAATGGTGATTTGACTGAGATTGGTGAAAGGGGAATTAACATGAGTGGTGGACAGAAACAGCGAATTCAGATTGCAAGGTCAGTGTATGAGGATGCTGATATTTACCTCTTTGATGATCCTTTCAGTGCAGTAGATGCCCATACAGGAAGCCAGCTTTTCAAG GATTGTGTAATGGGAATTCTTAAAGATAAAACAGTGTTGTATGTGACCCACCAAGTCGAATTCCTTCCTGCCGCAGACCTTATACTG gtgatgcaagatggtaaaatCGTGCAGAAAGGGAAATTCAATGAACTTCTTCAACAAAACATAGGGTTTGAAGCTATAGTAGGTGCGCATAGCCAGGCTCTTGAATCTGTTATAAATGCTGAGAGTTCCAGCAGAATACCGTCAGACAACCAAAAATCAGCAGACAGTGAAGATGAGTTCGATACAGAAAATGAAACAGATGACCAACTTCAGGGCATAACAAAACAAGAGTCTGCACATGATGTCTCGCAAGACATCAGTGACAAGGGGAGGATAACACAAGAAGAAGAACGGGAAAAGGGAGGCATTGGCAAGAAGGTTTACTGGGCCTACCTGAGGGCAGTTCATGGTGGAGCCTTAGTGCCAGTAACAATAGCTGCACAATCATTCTTTCAAATATTTCAGGTAGCCAGCAACTATTGGATGGCATGGGCATCACCTCCTACAACTTCAACCACTCCAACCGTTGGATTAGGCCTCCTCTTCTCTGTATACATAGCACTATCTATCGGAAGTGCCCTGTGTGTCTTGACTCGGTCCTTGCTTGTGTCACTGATTGGTCTACTAACATCAGAAAAGTTCTTCAAGAACATGCTCCACTGCATTCTGCGTGCCCCAATGTCCTTCTTTGATTCCACACCTACTGGTAGAATTTTGAACAGG GCCTCTAATGACCAAAGTGTTCTAGATCTGGAAATAGCAAACAAGCTAGGCTGGTGTGTGTTTTCAATCATACAAATTCTGGGGACCATTGGTGTTATGTCACAAGTGGCATGGCCAGTTTTTGCTATCTTTGTTCCGGTGACGGTGGTCTGTTTCCTGTGTCAA CGCTACTACATACCAACAGCGAGAGAGTTGGCTCGTTTATCGCAAATTCAAAGGGCTCCAATTCTACACCATTTTGCAGAATCGCTAGCAGGGGCATCAAGTATTAGAGCGTATGGACAGAAAGATCGTTTCAGAAAAGCAAACCTTGGTCTTGTTGACAACCACTCCAGGCCATGGTTCCATAACATTTCCGCAATGGAGTGGCTTTCTTTCAGGCTAAACATGCTATCCAACTTTGTCTTTGCCTTTTCTTTGACTCTGCTAGTGAGCCTCCCTGAAGGTTTTATAAACCCAA GTATTGCTGGACTTGCAGTGACTTATGCATTGAACCTCAACTCACAGCTGGCATCCATAATTTGGAACATTTGCAACACAGAAAACAAAATGATATCAGTTGAAAGAATAATGCAGTACTCGAGGATCCCTAGTGAGGCTCCTCTCGTAGTTGACCACTACCGCCCACCAAACAGCTGGCCAGATGCCGGAACTATCAATATAAGATCCTTGGAG GTTCGATACGCAGAGCATCTCCCATCAGTTTTGAGAAACATATCATGCACAATTCCAGGAAGGAAGAAGGTGGGGATTGTAGGACGTACTGGTGGCGGAAAGTCAACTTTTATCCAAGCACTTTTCAGGATCGTTGAACCAAGGGGAGGAACAATCGAAATCGACAATGTTGACATCTTGAAAATAGGGCTGCATGATTTAAGAGGAAGACTAAGCATCATTCCGCAGGATCCAACAATGTTTGAGGGAACAGTTAGAGGGAATCTGGATCCCCTGAATGAGTACCCTGATCATCGTGTGTGGGAG ATTTTGGACAAATGCCAGCTTGGTGATATAGTTCGGCAAAACCCAAAGAAACTGGACTCCACAG TTGTCGAGAATGGGGAAAATTGGAGTGTTGGGCAGAGGCAACTATTTTGCCTCGGAAGGGTTCTCCTAAAGCGAAGCAATGTTCTTGTTCTCGATGAGGCAACTGCTTCAGTTGACTCCTCCACTGATGCAATTATCCAAGAAACGATCCGCGAGGAATTCGGGAAATGCACGGTGTTGACAATAGCTCACAGAATCCACACCGTAATTGACAGTGATCTCATTCTTGTTTTCAGTGAAG GAAGAATTATAGAATATGACACGCCCTCAAAATTACTGGAGAACGAGAGCTCTGAATTCTCCAGACTCATAAAGGAGTACTCACGGCGATCTCATGGCTTCAGTGGAACAGCAAACAATTGA
- the LOC136532118 gene encoding uncharacterized protein: MHDDWKITLSSDKDLQAGRDPVLKQGHPTGSLSKEVFPLKALVTRGSMVLSPQSNQGHGSEHSSKLDTSQIPATVATPEINSAMKRSSYQESHKDTSDPNVSKRPRVTGTGSFVEVSPSVY, from the exons ATGCATGATGACTGGAAAATCACATTATCATCAGACAAAGATTTGCAAGCTGGTAGAGATCCGGTGCTCAAGCAAGGCCACCCCACTGGATCTTTGTCCAAAGAAG TTTTCCCACTCAAGGCTTTGGTAACGCGTGGATCCATGGTGCTCAGCCCCCAAAGCAACCAAGGACATGGATCTGAACATTCATCCAAGCTAG ATACATCTCAAATTCCTGCTACTGTGGCCACTCCAGAAATTAATTCAG CTATGAAGCGCTCAAGTTATCAAGAGTCCCATAAAGATACCTCTGATCCAAATGTTTCAAAGAGGCCACGAGTAACTGGGACTGGGAGTTTTGTTGAAGTAAGTCCTTCTGTATACTGA